The Niastella koreensis GR20-10 genome includes a window with the following:
- a CDS encoding formimidoylglutamase, which yields MIKHFKFYSKHDVLNLTRIRRFETKLGESVHVVPDKNTLETALQQSTAKYVVFGIPEDIGIRANHGTGGADSVWTPFLSAFLNLQSNDFLNGEEIILLGQFNFSDLSEVIEQNAYGYEEKIDAYRHAVITIDDEVEELTKIITSNGKIPVAIGGGHNNAYPLIKGAAKGLHKAGVLPLAQINCINLDAHSDFRPSEGRHSGNGFRYAEEDGYLQKYCVVGLHENYLPQNVWLDIVNNPFLDFITYEDIFILEKRNFIQAIAHATNFTEDNYTGIELDMDCIENTLSSAMTPSGISALHARQYITLAARESQVAYLHICEGATRLADGRSDETTGKLISYLVSDFIKAHEEMEEEQPLLRREYQG from the coding sequence ATGATCAAACATTTCAAATTCTACAGCAAGCACGATGTGTTGAATCTTACCCGGATCCGGCGGTTTGAAACCAAACTGGGTGAAAGTGTGCACGTTGTGCCCGATAAAAATACCCTGGAAACAGCCCTGCAGCAATCGACGGCAAAGTACGTAGTGTTTGGAATTCCGGAAGATATTGGCATTCGCGCCAATCATGGTACCGGCGGCGCCGATTCTGTATGGACGCCATTCCTGTCTGCTTTTCTGAACCTGCAGAGCAATGACTTTTTGAACGGGGAAGAGATCATCCTGCTGGGTCAGTTTAATTTCAGCGATCTCAGTGAAGTGATAGAACAAAATGCCTATGGGTATGAAGAAAAGATAGATGCGTACCGCCATGCGGTGATCACCATCGATGATGAAGTGGAGGAGTTGACCAAGATCATTACTTCGAATGGTAAAATACCCGTTGCCATTGGCGGTGGCCATAATAACGCCTATCCATTGATAAAAGGGGCAGCCAAGGGGCTGCACAAAGCGGGCGTTTTACCCCTGGCGCAAATAAACTGCATTAACCTCGATGCGCATTCCGATTTCCGCCCATCCGAAGGGCGGCACAGCGGCAATGGGTTCCGTTATGCCGAAGAAGATGGTTATTTACAGAAGTATTGCGTGGTTGGTTTACACGAAAACTATCTGCCGCAAAACGTATGGCTCGATATTGTAAACAATCCCTTTTTGGACTTCATTACATACGAAGATATCTTCATCCTGGAGAAAAGGAATTTCATTCAGGCCATAGCCCACGCCACCAATTTTACCGAAGATAATTATACCGGTATTGAGCTGGACATGGATTGCATTGAAAATACGCTGTCAAGCGCCATGACGCCTTCGGGTATTTCAGCCCTGCACGCCCGCCAGTACATAACACTGGCTGCAAGAGAAAGCCAGGTAGCTTATTTACATATTTGTGAAGGCGCTACCCGCCTGGCTGATGGCCGCAGCGATGAGACTACCGGTAAATTAATCAGCTACCTCGTGAGTGATTTTATAAAAGCACACGAAGAAATGGAGGAGGAACAACCCTTACTTAGAAGGGAATACCAAGGTTGA
- a CDS encoding GNAT family N-acetyltransferase: MNITIRKGVEADYPAIIELIHQFALYQKTPQSVTNSAEQMKADNNLFQCFVAVDDSNRIIGYAAWFFAYFSWTGKALYLDDLYVVESARGKSIGTRLLQTVIDHARGTNCVKVRWQVSNWNKPAIAFYRKMGALIDDVEMNCHFELRH, translated from the coding sequence ATGAATATAACAATCCGTAAAGGCGTAGAAGCCGATTACCCGGCCATTATTGAGCTTATTCACCAGTTTGCACTGTACCAGAAAACACCGCAAAGTGTAACAAATTCAGCGGAACAAATGAAAGCAGACAACAATTTGTTCCAATGTTTTGTTGCTGTAGATGATTCAAACAGGATCATTGGTTACGCGGCCTGGTTTTTTGCCTATTTCTCCTGGACGGGTAAAGCGCTTTATCTCGATGATCTGTATGTAGTGGAATCAGCCCGGGGAAAGTCCATAGGCACCCGGCTGCTGCAAACAGTGATTGACCACGCAAGGGGCACCAATTGTGTAAAAGTACGCTGGCAGGTTTCCAACTGGAACAAACCCGCTATAGCATTCTACCGGAAAATGGGCGCCCTGATAGATGATGTAGAAATGAATTGCCACTTTGAATTAAGACATTAG
- a CDS encoding site-specific recombinase codes for MFKRKKKENLVKEFLAQGHSVSIKDREEALDYLVAFVAMIRPRISEFENVHRKFAETIAFVHLHPEVLNNLRTAIMAQLINSNLVPMLTESGITISRGAGRELYARLKHKLLPAAQDPNDFLYLLNRIFFKHTDYEWVEQLGRDKWMRFFELIGISFSGSNPIIIRQAVVSLQILSARVAQLGWENEIIQHIPAQWQPPNNPFSVQQYLVYQIKERILRENLGPESIQDLATQLSGVLVTCGELVQLLRDETADKGTSLSQTFILYQLEQKLNRMTLLLDIAEAEEKLNMARFANMFITVIRNENRKNSIREFLSQTTGYLAYQIAEHKGRKGSKYITASPLEYFQMIGSAMWGGLIICFVAIFKNLLGLLQIAPFWHGFVYSVNYSVGFVAIEETGSTLATKQPAFTASAVASSLDTRKQDDPPNLYNLAVTVSKVSRSQIASFIGNLIIVFPVTYLLAWLYDWAMGHPLVGREKAAQLLQDQHPWQSLSLLYACNTGFFLFLSGIIAGYVQNKINYGRIDKRLTEHPVLRISIPPRRLQKIADYVTSHGGSLAGNISLGFFLGMAGIMGKIFGIPFDIRHITISAANTSLGAYGIGWQHMNYRYLANVVAGVLGIGFLNFLVSFSLAFFVAVRSRGIHLKDYPGFLKILWKYFRSHPLDFIRPRKRRSALLR; via the coding sequence ATGTTTAAAAGAAAGAAAAAAGAAAATCTGGTAAAGGAATTCCTGGCGCAGGGCCATTCCGTTTCCATCAAGGACCGGGAAGAGGCCCTCGATTACCTGGTGGCTTTTGTGGCCATGATCCGCCCGCGTATTTCTGAGTTTGAGAACGTACACAGGAAGTTTGCAGAAACGATAGCCTTTGTGCACCTGCACCCTGAAGTGCTGAACAACCTGCGCACCGCTATTATGGCGCAGCTGATCAACAGCAACCTGGTACCCATGCTTACTGAAAGCGGGATCACCATTTCGCGGGGGGCAGGCCGTGAATTGTATGCGCGCTTAAAACATAAATTATTACCAGCCGCACAGGACCCCAACGATTTCCTGTACCTGTTGAACCGCATCTTTTTTAAACATACCGATTATGAATGGGTGGAGCAATTAGGGCGCGATAAATGGATGCGTTTCTTTGAACTGATCGGCATTTCATTTTCAGGCAGCAACCCCATCATTATCAGGCAGGCGGTTGTTTCCTTACAGATCCTGAGCGCCCGGGTAGCCCAGCTGGGTTGGGAAAATGAAATAATTCAGCATATACCGGCGCAATGGCAACCGCCTAACAATCCGTTTTCGGTTCAACAATACCTGGTGTACCAGATAAAAGAACGCATCCTGCGCGAAAACCTGGGCCCTGAGTCTATACAGGACCTGGCCACGCAGTTGAGCGGGGTATTAGTTACATGCGGGGAACTGGTGCAGTTGCTCCGCGACGAAACGGCCGATAAAGGCACCAGCCTATCGCAAACTTTTATCCTGTACCAGCTGGAGCAGAAGCTGAACCGCATGACCCTGCTGCTTGACATTGCCGAAGCCGAAGAAAAGCTGAATATGGCCCGCTTTGCCAATATGTTCATTACAGTGATCCGCAATGAGAACAGGAAAAACAGTATCAGGGAATTTCTATCCCAAACAACCGGCTATCTGGCTTACCAGATTGCCGAGCACAAGGGCAGGAAGGGAAGTAAATATATTACGGCCTCGCCACTGGAGTATTTTCAAATGATCGGCAGCGCCATGTGGGGCGGCCTTATCATTTGTTTTGTAGCCATTTTTAAAAACCTGTTGGGACTGCTGCAGATAGCTCCCTTCTGGCATGGCTTTGTTTACAGCGTTAATTACAGCGTGGGGTTTGTAGCCATTGAAGAAACCGGGTCAACCCTGGCCACCAAACAACCGGCCTTTACCGCCAGCGCAGTGGCCAGTTCGTTAGATACGCGCAAGCAGGACGACCCGCCTAATTTATACAACCTGGCAGTTACGGTATCAAAAGTAAGCCGCAGCCAGATCGCCTCTTTTATCGGTAACCTCATTATTGTATTTCCCGTAACTTATTTACTGGCCTGGCTGTACGATTGGGCAATGGGGCATCCGCTGGTAGGCCGCGAAAAGGCGGCACAGTTATTACAGGACCAGCATCCCTGGCAAAGCCTTTCTTTGTTATACGCCTGCAATACGGGGTTCTTTCTTTTTCTGAGTGGAATTATAGCGGGCTACGTGCAAAACAAAATAAATTACGGCCGTATTGATAAACGGCTTACCGAACACCCCGTTTTGCGCATCTCCATACCGCCCCGCCGGCTACAGAAAATAGCAGATTATGTGACTTCGCACGGGGGCAGTTTAGCCGGTAACATTTCATTAGGTTTTTTTCTTGGTATGGCCGGCATCATGGGAAAGATATTTGGTATACCTTTCGATATCAGACATATTACCATTTCGGCCGCCAACACTTCCCTGGGCGCTTATGGAATTGGCTGGCAGCATATGAATTACCGGTACCTGGCCAATGTGGTGGCCGGGGTACTAGGCATCGGGTTCCTGAATTTTTTGGTTAGCTTTTCACTGGCATTTTTTGTAGCGGTACGGTCGAGAGGTATTCATTTAAAGGATTATCCCGGCTTTTTAAAGATACTCTGGAAGTATTTCCGCAGTCATCCGCTTGATTTTATCAGGCCACGCAAGCGCAGATCGGCCCTCCTACGCTAA
- a CDS encoding patatin-like phospholipase family protein → MVIFKRYKPGLAWLSLFLGFQSASAQLPAPRPKIGVTLSGGGAKGLAHIGILKAIDSAGLKVDYITGTSMGSIIGSLYAIGYSADSIEKITRSIDWDLLLSNSVSLRSIFMEEKDEYSKYVVELPWQNNNFRLPSGLLQGQELWLKFSELYFPVYRQKNFSQFSIPFRCIGTDVGTGEAIVMKDGEIISAIRSSMAIPSVFTAIDFKGKRMVDGGIVRNFPVRDVKDMGANIVIGSNVASGLLPSEKVRNALQILLQIAFFREAEDAKTEVPQCDIYVPFKLQKYTMGSFGEGGAILDSGIVEGRKLYPRFKQLADSLNAIYGPAEVPKSRLPQESSAVISSYEVHGVERTSSEFFVHTMDLMLNKSYTAHRLSNMVRQAYGTRYYSRIIYSLEPQADGTNKIIFEVTENPFTFAKLGIHYNRFTGIGIIGNITARNFFITNSRSLVTVNIGESFRIRGEHLQYLGRLKNYALVGEAQFDRFDVNSYDQYKQDGLYKQTIAKIGEKFQFSPSRSFSIGAGHRFEWVHYTPKITKSIDLKGSNNFNTLYTYVAYNSLDRGIYARKGVKLYGEAGRVLGQHPDLEFLVNGEPLPDSLSISTHPYWRTTLDVESYIPISKRTILLLNGQGGINFNYTRNALNEFAIGGLTKVFRNQITFAGLQEGTLYAPTVAMLQGGVRVNLFTNNYVIGKANVLFTNFISKSDFFKNNPSFMSGYSLTYSYNFALGPLDISTMYCDQTGKLQWYINLGIPF, encoded by the coding sequence ATGGTTATATTCAAACGCTACAAACCAGGCCTGGCCTGGTTATCTTTATTCCTGGGGTTTCAATCCGCTTCAGCCCAATTGCCAGCTCCCCGTCCCAAAATTGGGGTAACCTTAAGTGGCGGCGGCGCCAAAGGACTGGCGCATATTGGTATTTTAAAGGCCATTGACAGTGCCGGACTGAAAGTTGATTATATAACCGGCACCAGTATGGGCAGTATCATTGGCAGTTTGTACGCCATTGGTTACTCCGCCGACAGCATTGAAAAAATTACCCGTAGTATCGATTGGGACCTGCTGCTCAGTAACTCGGTTTCGCTCCGCAGCATTTTCATGGAAGAAAAAGACGAGTACTCAAAATATGTAGTTGAATTGCCCTGGCAAAACAACAATTTCCGTTTGCCCAGCGGGTTGTTACAGGGGCAGGAATTGTGGTTGAAATTCTCTGAATTGTATTTCCCCGTTTACCGGCAAAAAAATTTTTCCCAATTCAGCATACCCTTTCGTTGTATCGGTACCGATGTAGGTACCGGCGAAGCCATCGTGATGAAAGATGGCGAGATCATTTCGGCCATCCGCAGCAGCATGGCCATTCCCTCGGTATTTACGGCCATTGATTTTAAAGGCAAGCGTATGGTCGATGGCGGTATTGTGCGCAACTTTCCCGTTCGCGATGTAAAAGATATGGGCGCTAATATTGTCATTGGCAGTAACGTGGCCAGTGGCCTGCTGCCTTCTGAAAAAGTGCGCAATGCCTTACAGATCCTGTTACAGATCGCCTTTTTCCGCGAAGCCGAAGATGCCAAAACCGAAGTGCCGCAATGTGATATTTATGTTCCCTTCAAGCTGCAGAAATACACCATGGGCAGTTTTGGTGAAGGCGGGGCCATTCTTGATTCCGGTATAGTGGAAGGACGTAAACTGTATCCCCGGTTTAAACAACTGGCCGATTCGCTGAATGCTATTTACGGACCCGCAGAGGTGCCCAAAAGCCGCTTGCCGCAGGAGAGCTCGGCGGTTATTTCTTCCTACGAGGTACATGGGGTGGAAAGAACCTCTTCGGAGTTCTTTGTGCATACCATGGACCTGATGTTGAATAAATCCTATACGGCGCACAGACTCTCCAACATGGTGCGCCAGGCATATGGCACGCGGTACTACAGCCGCATTATCTATTCACTGGAACCACAGGCCGATGGTACCAACAAGATCATCTTTGAAGTAACGGAAAACCCGTTTACGTTTGCCAAGCTGGGCATCCATTACAACCGGTTTACGGGGATAGGCATCATTGGGAATATAACGGCCAGGAATTTTTTTATCACCAACTCCCGCAGCCTGGTCACGGTTAATATCGGCGAAAGTTTCCGCATCAGGGGCGAACACCTGCAATACCTTGGCCGCCTTAAAAACTATGCGCTGGTGGGAGAAGCCCAGTTCGACCGGTTTGATGTGAATTCGTACGATCAATACAAGCAGGATGGGTTATACAAACAAACTATTGCCAAGATTGGTGAAAAGTTTCAGTTCTCCCCTTCCCGCAGCTTTTCAATTGGCGCGGGTCACCGCTTTGAATGGGTGCATTACACGCCCAAAATAACCAAGAGCATCGATCTGAAAGGCAGTAATAATTTTAATACGTTGTATACGTATGTGGCATATAATTCGCTCGACCGCGGCATTTATGCCCGCAAAGGCGTAAAGCTGTATGGCGAAGCCGGCCGGGTACTGGGGCAGCACCCCGACCTTGAATTTTTGGTAAATGGCGAACCCCTGCCCGATTCGCTAAGCATCAGCACGCATCCCTACTGGCGCACTACGCTGGATGTGGAAAGTTATATTCCCATCAGCAAACGCACTATCTTATTGCTGAACGGGCAGGGCGGCATCAACTTCAACTATACCCGCAATGCCCTGAATGAATTTGCCATTGGAGGGTTAACAAAAGTATTCCGCAACCAGATCACCTTTGCCGGGTTACAGGAAGGAACGCTGTATGCGCCTACCGTGGCTATGTTACAGGGCGGTGTGCGGGTAAACTTATTTACCAATAACTACGTCATTGGCAAGGCCAATGTATTGTTCACCAATTTTATCAGCAAAAGTGATTTCTTCAAGAACAATCCCAGTTTTATGTCGGGTTATTCATTGACCTATTCCTACAATTTTGCATTGGGCCCGCTTGATATCAGTACCATGTACTGCGATCAAACCGGCAAGCTGCAATGGTATATCAACCTTGGTATTCCCTTCTAA
- the hutI gene encoding imidazolonepropionase, whose protein sequence is MAATLITNIKQLVNVREKWPVLRGKELADLPCIHNAYLLIEDDTIVAYGAMDELATINRALPADKIDATGKMVLPAWCDSHTHLVFAASRENEFIDKLKGLSYAEIAAKGGGILNSARKLNEASEDELFNLAWARLEELKKLGTGAIEIKSGYGLTVDGELKMLRVIKRLRERSTVTIKATFLGAHTYPMAYKENHQGYIDLIIQEMLPVIGREQLADYIDVFCETGFFSPEETALICKAGMQYGLKPKIHANQLNLSGGVQTGVALGAVSVDHLETMDEAAIQALAGADTIGTLLPTAAFFLRMPFQPARALIDAGCAIALATDFNPGSSPSGNMNVVVNMSCIQMKMLPEEAINAATLNGAWAMECANELGSISIGKKANIILTKQVPSLAYLPYSFGSNLIERVMIKGQ, encoded by the coding sequence ATGGCCGCAACACTTATTACCAATATCAAGCAACTCGTAAACGTACGGGAAAAATGGCCCGTATTGCGGGGAAAAGAACTGGCAGATCTTCCATGTATACACAACGCATATTTATTGATAGAAGATGATACCATAGTTGCTTATGGCGCTATGGACGAACTGGCAACAATCAATCGCGCCCTGCCGGCAGATAAGATTGACGCCACCGGAAAAATGGTATTACCTGCCTGGTGCGACAGTCATACCCACCTGGTGTTTGCCGCAAGCCGGGAAAATGAATTCATTGATAAATTAAAAGGGCTCAGCTACGCGGAAATTGCAGCAAAGGGTGGGGGCATCCTGAATTCGGCCCGTAAATTAAATGAAGCTTCAGAAGACGAGTTGTTCAACCTGGCGTGGGCGCGATTAGAAGAGCTGAAAAAACTGGGCACCGGCGCTATTGAAATAAAAAGCGGGTACGGTCTTACCGTTGACGGAGAATTGAAAATGCTGCGCGTGATAAAGCGATTACGCGAACGGAGCACCGTTACCATCAAAGCTACTTTCCTGGGCGCACATACGTACCCGATGGCGTATAAAGAAAATCACCAGGGATACATCGACCTCATTATACAGGAGATGCTGCCTGTTATTGGGCGGGAACAATTGGCCGATTATATTGATGTGTTTTGCGAAACAGGTTTCTTCTCCCCGGAAGAAACAGCATTGATCTGTAAAGCCGGTATGCAGTATGGATTAAAACCAAAGATCCATGCCAACCAGTTGAATTTATCGGGCGGCGTGCAAACCGGGGTAGCCCTGGGCGCTGTAAGCGTAGATCACCTGGAAACCATGGATGAAGCGGCGATACAAGCGCTGGCCGGCGCTGATACCATCGGAACTTTGCTGCCAACCGCCGCGTTCTTTTTAAGAATGCCGTTTCAACCGGCCCGCGCCCTTATAGATGCCGGGTGCGCCATTGCGCTGGCTACCGATTTCAATCCAGGTTCTTCCCCAAGCGGCAATATGAATGTAGTGGTGAATATGAGTTGTATTCAAATGAAAATGCTGCCTGAAGAAGCGATCAATGCCGCCACGCTAAACGGCGCCTGGGCCATGGAATGCGCCAATGAACTGGGTAGTATTTCTATAGGAAAAAAAGCAAACATCATACTTACCAAACAGGTACCGTCACTGGCATATCTCCCTTATTCGTTTGGCTCAAATTTAATTGAGCGCGTAATGATCAAAGGCCAGTAG